From Pseudanabaena sp. PCC 6802, one genomic window encodes:
- a CDS encoding GTPase family protein, with protein sequence MIVLKPWQIALLILPLAAIALFLLFAAGVQIQAWGISWIWGLAIVLFVGWLWLLTKWTGTAIAQREEFSVDWQEFADKLPVQSGDGADKVRQVEVILKNVVQVSRADKPVWEDMQTFWQRCHGLVSAIAQVYYPDIKYPLLNIYIPQAYGLIRGTVDDLDRWMHGLSPLLNKISVGQAYEAYEKYGRFSPWLQKALQVWDWSLWIRNPAAALAKQASQSTSDRAKQQLLANLGQVAREYAFQHLAQRSVALYGNADLPLTDRFSPSSQQTQTLREILEQAQPIDEIQQKPVEILLVGRTGAGKSSLINSLFQEQLAAVDLLPNTTECQKFTWQDDIVLWDAPGYEQVDRPDLREQVLHLAASVDALILATPALEPALQMDADFLKAVQTRVENLPTMVAVTQVDRLRPVREWQTPYDWQFGTRPKEIAIRDAVLYRAEVLRDLCDRVIPVVTTDPTLGRAEWNVEALSNLLIENLDPARQARVARWTNSANVQATAAAKLIDRRAMNLSVGQDVASMLKSAGAGLLFQLRGMAALSVLLGNIPVEQVPAIVGKVLMVCDLYKLFKPNLNFFQDIDWSSLSPLLMKYSTSPQDDAWALGQALVEYLTQARKPEELQQRFDFYRQQRS encoded by the coding sequence ATGATTGTATTAAAGCCCTGGCAAATTGCGCTACTGATTTTACCGCTTGCCGCGATCGCGTTGTTTTTGCTGTTTGCGGCTGGGGTTCAAATTCAGGCTTGGGGAATTTCCTGGATTTGGGGATTGGCGATCGTTCTATTCGTAGGATGGCTCTGGTTGTTGACAAAATGGACGGGCACCGCGATCGCGCAACGGGAAGAATTTTCCGTTGACTGGCAAGAATTTGCGGATAAATTACCCGTTCAGTCCGGTGATGGTGCCGATAAAGTCCGGCAAGTGGAAGTCATCTTAAAAAATGTCGTACAAGTGTCGCGTGCTGATAAGCCCGTATGGGAAGACATGCAAACCTTTTGGCAGCGCTGTCATGGCTTGGTTAGCGCGATCGCCCAGGTTTATTACCCCGACATCAAATATCCATTGCTCAATATTTATATTCCCCAAGCCTATGGCCTGATTCGAGGCACCGTTGACGATCTAGATCGTTGGATGCACGGTCTTTCACCGCTACTGAACAAGATATCTGTAGGTCAAGCCTATGAAGCTTACGAAAAATACGGACGATTCTCTCCCTGGTTGCAAAAAGCTCTCCAGGTCTGGGATTGGTCGTTATGGATAAGAAATCCCGCCGCAGCATTAGCCAAACAGGCCAGCCAGAGTACCAGCGATCGCGCCAAACAGCAGTTACTAGCAAATTTAGGCCAAGTAGCGCGAGAATATGCGTTCCAGCATCTCGCCCAGCGATCGGTTGCCCTGTATGGCAACGCCGATCTGCCATTGACAGATCGATTCTCTCCTTCCAGCCAGCAAACCCAGACTCTACGAGAGATTCTAGAACAGGCTCAACCCATCGATGAGATTCAGCAAAAGCCCGTAGAAATACTGCTGGTCGGGCGCACTGGGGCTGGCAAAAGTAGTTTGATTAATAGCTTGTTTCAGGAGCAACTGGCAGCAGTCGATCTATTACCCAACACCACCGAATGCCAAAAATTTACCTGGCAAGACGATATCGTACTGTGGGATGCCCCCGGTTACGAGCAGGTCGATCGCCCCGATCTGCGCGAACAGGTGTTGCATCTCGCCGCCAGCGTTGATGCATTGATTCTGGCTACCCCTGCTTTAGAGCCAGCCCTCCAAATGGATGCGGATTTTCTCAAGGCCGTGCAGACTAGAGTTGAGAATCTTCCCACGATGGTTGCGGTTACACAGGTCGATCGCTTGCGTCCGGTGCGAGAGTGGCAGACCCCCTACGATTGGCAATTTGGCACTCGCCCCAAAGAGATAGCTATCCGCGATGCCGTCCTTTATCGGGCTGAAGTGTTACGCGACCTGTGCGATCGGGTGATTCCAGTCGTTACCACCGATCCGACACTGGGTAGGGCGGAATGGAACGTCGAAGCACTATCAAATCTACTCATCGAAAATCTAGATCCGGCAAGACAAGCCCGCGTAGCGCGCTGGACGAACAGCGCAAACGTTCAAGCCACGGCAGCAGCTAAACTCATCGATCGCCGTGCTATGAATCTGTCCGTGGGGCAAGATGTCGCATCTATGCTTAAAAGTGCGGGCGCTGGGCTGCTGTTCCAATTGCGAGGGATGGCAGCGCTCTCAGTGTTGCTTGGGAATATCCCCGTGGAACAAGTTCCCGCAATTGTTGGGAAGGTATTGATGGTGTGCGACTTGTACAAACTCTTCAAACCAAATCTCAATTTCTTTCAAGACATCGACTGGAGTTCGCTATCTCCTCTCCTGATGAAATACTCGACTTCTCCTCAAGACGATGCCTGGGCGTTGGGACAAGCATTAGTGGAGTACTTGACTCAAGCTCGAAAACCAGAAGAACTTCAGCAACGATTTGATTTTTATCGGCAACAGCGCAGCTAG
- a CDS encoding GTPase yields MGFNPFEQVSQFFKDRFWVSDEKLAEILASVRDSLSTIEVVLVGKTQSGKSSIIRGLTGVSADIVGQGFRPHTQHTQRYDYPSSDLPILTFIDTVGLGDADRNTQKIIEELCTDLEQSPRARVLILTVKITDFANDALLQVIKGLRQRFPAIPCILAVTCLHLLYPPNADRAEYPPASEPIARAFAALKKDFGSTKKERVLYDRAVLIDFTLEEDGFDPVFYGLDALRDAIADLLPEAEAKMLRELVDREQNLQKQLGHLYKGVALRYLSTYAVLAATIAAVPLPFATMPVLTATQVSMVVLLGNLYGQTLSPSQAGGLIASIGGGFVAQTLGRELIKFVPGFGSVVAASWAAAYTWALGEAACFYFGELMQGKKPNLERVNDVMKEAFRTKQEQYKKSNLSPSIAQVEKA; encoded by the coding sequence ATGGGCTTTAATCCCTTTGAGCAAGTCTCGCAATTTTTTAAAGATCGGTTCTGGGTCAGCGATGAGAAACTTGCCGAGATCTTAGCCAGCGTCAGAGACAGCCTATCGACTATAGAAGTGGTATTAGTTGGCAAAACGCAATCTGGGAAAAGCTCGATTATTCGCGGTCTAACTGGGGTCTCCGCCGACATAGTAGGGCAGGGTTTTCGACCCCACACCCAACACACCCAGCGCTACGATTACCCTTCTAGCGATCTCCCTATTCTGACGTTTATCGATACAGTCGGATTGGGCGATGCGGATCGAAATACGCAAAAAATAATCGAGGAACTCTGTACCGATCTAGAGCAAAGCCCCAGAGCCAGAGTTCTAATCTTAACCGTCAAAATTACGGATTTTGCTAACGATGCCCTGCTACAGGTCATTAAAGGACTGCGGCAACGGTTCCCTGCAATTCCCTGTATTTTAGCCGTCACCTGTTTGCATCTGTTGTATCCTCCAAACGCAGATCGTGCAGAATATCCACCTGCCTCGGAACCGATCGCTAGAGCATTTGCAGCTCTCAAGAAAGACTTTGGCTCGACAAAAAAGGAGCGCGTTCTGTACGATCGCGCGGTTTTAATTGACTTCACGCTGGAGGAGGATGGGTTCGATCCTGTCTTTTATGGTTTAGATGCATTACGAGATGCGATCGCCGATCTGCTACCTGAAGCAGAAGCCAAAATGCTTCGGGAACTGGTTGACCGCGAGCAAAATCTGCAAAAACAGTTGGGTCATCTCTACAAAGGCGTGGCACTGCGCTACTTATCAACCTATGCCGTGCTAGCAGCAACCATTGCTGCTGTACCCTTACCGTTTGCTACCATGCCAGTTCTCACCGCCACGCAAGTCTCAATGGTGGTGCTGTTAGGCAATTTATACGGTCAAACCCTCAGTCCATCGCAAGCGGGCGGACTGATCGCCTCCATCGGTGGCGGCTTTGTCGCGCAAACCTTGGGTCGAGAGCTAATCAAATTCGTGCCGGGGTTTGGCAGCGTTGTGGCAGCATCCTGGGCAGCGGCATATACCTGGGCGTTGGGAGAGGCCGCCTGTTTTTACTTTGGAGAGTTAATGCAGGGCAAGAAACCTAACCTGGAAAGGGTAAATGATGTCATGAAGGAGGCTTTCCGCACAAAACAGGAGCAGTATAAGAAATCTAACCTATCCCCATCGATCGCGCAGGTTGAGAAGGCATGA
- a CDS encoding Uma2 family endonuclease, whose translation MTAITINLSPSIKLTDEQFLQLCQSNPDLRLERTAQEELIVMPPTGWGTGNRNSKLNQRLGNWADADGTGLVFDSSTGFTLPNGADRSPDASWVRRERLLALQCDPAKFLPMAPDFVAELRSETDNLEKLQRKMQEYIKNGVRLGWLLDPKNQRAEIYRPGKDVEVLFAPTSLSGEDVLPGFVLDLAQILS comes from the coding sequence ATGACTGCTATTACTATTAACCTCAGCCCTAGTATCAAATTAACAGACGAGCAGTTCTTGCAGCTTTGTCAGAGCAATCCCGACCTCCGTCTCGAACGTACTGCCCAAGAGGAATTAATTGTCATGCCGCCAACTGGATGGGGAACCGGAAATCGCAATAGCAAACTGAACCAGCGTTTGGGTAATTGGGCGGATGCCGACGGTACGGGACTGGTTTTTGATTCTTCAACAGGGTTTACCTTGCCTAATGGCGCAGATCGTTCGCCTGATGCATCTTGGGTGAGACGAGAGCGATTGCTAGCACTGCAATGCGATCCGGCCAAGTTTCTCCCTATGGCTCCCGACTTTGTGGCGGAATTGCGCTCTGAGACGGATAATCTGGAGAAATTGCAGCGAAAAATGCAGGAATATATCAAGAATGGCGTGCGCTTGGGCTGGTTGCTCGATCCTAAAAATCAGCGCGCAGAAATCTATCGTCCTGGGAAAGATGTGGAAGTTTTATTTGCTCCTACCAGCTTATCGGGCGAGGATGTATTGCCTGGATTTGTCCTCGATCTGGCCCAAATCTTGAGTTGA
- a CDS encoding mechanosensitive ion channel domain-containing protein: MDTQLQQLLTAILQFFTAPLFHIGDTAVSLSLTLGVLIALFVIVFLVSIFKNFLRSQLLVKLGMDEGNRAAIATIVSYSAGTVGFIIVLQSIGLNLASLALVAGGLGVGIGFGLQDLTKNFVSGLTLLLERKIKVGDFVEFEGLSGHVKEISIRSTLVRTLDGSDVIVPNSFLVENRLVNWSYDNYAGRIRIPVRVEFDTDPLLVTEILARVAHSEPDVVHAYPPEVLFRGFGDSSLQFELWVWIKRIDLEAQIKSSLYFRINRELCLNRIKVPFVQTEMWLKNPEELMAYGSKVEDVLKMRGLEAQSLETHNLEAQGFESQPGSPLYLRDMLRQIAYFQNFSDLELRQLIEVGYRRSIKAGEILFREDEPGDDFYIILSGSLDVKLLKLDKQLATLKKGDFVGELALMLDIPRTATVEALEDTTLFAVNRNGLTRLLQSYPNLAESIAREICKRQEELALTQKQLRKLGLADAPEDGKNLLLWVRQRLIGLFGL, encoded by the coding sequence GTGGATACTCAACTACAGCAACTCCTGACTGCGATATTGCAGTTTTTTACAGCGCCGCTGTTTCATATTGGCGATACGGCGGTATCGCTGAGCCTGACTTTAGGTGTTTTAATCGCGCTGTTTGTAATTGTTTTCTTAGTCAGTATTTTCAAGAATTTTTTGCGATCGCAGCTCTTAGTCAAGTTAGGCATGGATGAGGGCAACCGCGCCGCGATCGCCACGATTGTCAGTTATAGTGCTGGCACGGTGGGATTTATTATCGTCTTGCAAAGTATTGGCTTAAATTTAGCTTCTTTGGCATTGGTGGCAGGTGGTTTGGGGGTTGGGATTGGCTTTGGTTTGCAGGATCTAACTAAGAATTTTGTCAGCGGCCTGACATTATTGCTCGAGAGAAAGATCAAAGTTGGCGATTTCGTGGAATTTGAAGGACTATCCGGGCATGTAAAAGAGATATCGATCCGTTCCACGTTAGTGCGCACTCTCGATGGTAGCGATGTAATCGTTCCCAATAGCTTTCTGGTGGAAAATCGACTGGTGAATTGGAGCTACGATAACTATGCGGGACGAATTAGAATACCTGTGAGAGTCGAGTTCGACACAGATCCGCTACTCGTGACGGAAATACTGGCAAGGGTTGCCCATAGCGAACCCGATGTCGTTCATGCCTATCCACCGGAAGTTCTGTTTAGGGGTTTTGGTGATAGTTCGTTGCAGTTTGAACTGTGGGTGTGGATTAAACGCATCGATCTCGAAGCGCAGATTAAAAGCTCGTTATATTTTCGGATCAATCGCGAGTTGTGTCTCAATCGCATTAAGGTTCCATTTGTACAGACAGAAATGTGGTTAAAAAATCCTGAAGAACTCATGGCCTATGGGAGTAAGGTTGAAGATGTGCTGAAAATGCGGGGCTTGGAAGCTCAAAGCCTGGAGACCCACAATCTGGAGGCTCAGGGATTCGAGAGTCAACCTGGATCGCCACTCTATTTAAGGGATATGCTGCGTCAGATTGCCTACTTCCAGAACTTTAGCGATCTGGAACTACGGCAACTAATAGAAGTTGGCTATCGCAGAAGTATTAAAGCCGGAGAGATTCTGTTTCGAGAAGACGAGCCAGGGGATGACTTTTATATTATCCTCTCCGGCAGTTTAGATGTAAAGTTACTAAAGCTAGATAAGCAGCTTGCTACGCTCAAGAAGGGAGATTTTGTGGGGGAGTTGGCACTCATGCTAGATATCCCCCGCACCGCCACTGTAGAAGCGCTAGAGGACACTACCCTATTCGCGGTTAACCGCAATGGGCTGACCAGGTTGCTGCAAAGCTATCCCAATCTAGCGGAGTCGATCGCGCGGGAAATATGCAAGCGACAGGAGGAATTGGCTTTGACTCAAAAGCAACTCAGAAAACTCGGTTTGGCAGACGCGCCAGAAGATGGTAAGAATCTACTCCTGTGGGTGCGCCAGCGTTTGATCGGTTTATTTGGTTTGTAG
- a CDS encoding tetratricopeptide repeat protein, which translates to MSETKNLGTEDVQKNGERISIQQLIQEGIQLSQDRQLEAAIAKFDVALDMDSYLYEVWNERGVVLELSGRYDDAIASYDKALAANSEYAQAWYNRGNALSYLDRHEEAIASYDKALASRPGFYEAWYNRALGLEKLGQYEQAIGSYRKVIGLNPDFYDAWNNLGINLERLNRHQEAIAFYDRSIAIYPDFYIAWYNLGNTLRILERHDDAINCYEHAIAIEPNYPEAYCNLGLTLEQVHKLEPAIASYQQALALRPDYPEVRKNLSLLHLKLVPRWHFAMLNDRQRSDRYDRSIAKLVEPNSVVLDIGSGSGLLAMMAARAGAQQVISCEVVLPIADIAREIVRVNGLSDRIAIVNKKSTNMVVGIHMPTKADLLVCEIFDVGLLGEDAIATIKHARSHLLKPDAKILPQRARVYGVLVESPQLLDEDRVQTVTGFDVSLFNTFSSTPAYLQRQLHHYPHKVLSEVFAVFDFDFAGEDIQSEERTIDVRAIADGEAQAVVFWFRLYLDDEIFIDTAPEADSHWMQAVQLLETRLQVSQGEAYTLLASHDCRNIWFGNLR; encoded by the coding sequence ATGAGCGAGACCAAAAATTTGGGAACTGAGGACGTGCAGAAAAATGGGGAACGGATATCGATTCAGCAACTGATACAGGAGGGTATCCAATTAAGTCAAGATCGTCAATTAGAAGCAGCGATCGCTAAGTTCGATGTTGCTCTCGACATGGACTCGTATCTGTACGAGGTATGGAACGAACGCGGTGTTGTCCTGGAGTTGTCAGGTCGTTACGATGACGCGATCGCCAGCTATGACAAAGCCTTAGCGGCTAACTCCGAATACGCCCAGGCATGGTACAACCGAGGTAATGCGCTGAGTTATCTCGATCGCCATGAGGAGGCGATCGCCAGCTATGACAAAGCTTTAGCCTCCAGACCGGGGTTTTATGAAGCGTGGTACAACCGCGCCCTGGGATTAGAAAAGTTAGGACAATACGAACAAGCGATCGGCAGTTACCGCAAAGTGATTGGCCTTAATCCAGATTTCTACGACGCTTGGAATAATTTAGGGATTAACTTGGAAAGGCTAAATCGCCACCAGGAAGCGATCGCGTTTTACGATCGCTCTATCGCTATTTACCCGGACTTTTATATTGCCTGGTACAACCTGGGCAATACATTGCGGATTTTGGAACGCCACGACGATGCGATTAATTGCTACGAACATGCGATCGCCATCGAGCCGAATTATCCTGAAGCTTACTGCAACCTGGGACTTACCCTCGAACAAGTGCATAAATTGGAACCCGCGATCGCTTCTTATCAGCAAGCGCTGGCGCTCCGACCGGACTACCCGGAAGTGCGAAAAAATCTTAGCCTGTTGCACCTGAAACTAGTACCGCGCTGGCACTTTGCCATGCTCAACGATCGGCAGCGCAGCGATCGCTACGATCGCTCAATTGCGAAGCTGGTAGAACCCAACTCTGTCGTACTCGATATTGGTTCTGGATCGGGGTTGCTTGCCATGATGGCAGCAAGAGCAGGGGCACAGCAAGTAATTAGTTGCGAAGTCGTCCTGCCGATTGCGGATATCGCTAGAGAAATCGTGCGCGTTAATGGACTGAGCGATCGCATTGCGATTGTAAATAAGAAATCTACCAATATGGTTGTAGGTATTCATATGCCGACCAAAGCCGATCTCCTGGTTTGTGAAATCTTTGATGTGGGCTTGCTAGGCGAAGACGCGATCGCTACGATTAAACACGCGCGATCGCATCTATTAAAACCCGATGCTAAAATTCTGCCTCAACGCGCTAGGGTCTATGGCGTTCTGGTCGAAAGTCCACAATTGCTTGATGAAGACCGCGTTCAGACCGTCACTGGCTTTGATGTCAGTCTCTTCAATACATTCTCATCAACACCAGCCTATCTGCAAAGACAACTCCACCACTACCCCCACAAAGTATTATCGGAGGTGTTTGCAGTATTCGATTTTGACTTTGCGGGCGAGGATATCCAATCGGAAGAACGGACGATAGATGTAAGAGCGATCGCGGATGGCGAAGCTCAGGCGGTTGTATTCTGGTTCCGCTTGTACTTGGATGATGAGATTTTTATAGATACCGCTCCCGAAGCAGACAGCCATTGGATGCAGGCGGTGCAGCTACTGGAGACTCGGCTGCAAGTTTCTCAAGGCGAAGCCTACACTCTACTCGCTAGCCACGACTGTAGAAATATCTGGTTTGGGAATCTCCGATAG
- a CDS encoding phosphoribosyltransferase has protein sequence MLESKLPVSEPTSEISVTWQEYHQKIETLAYKIYQSGWEFNQILCLARGGLRVGDTLSRLYKLPLAILSVSSYGGTGDRTRGAITFSPTISMTTQKLGSRVLLVDDLVDSGTTLAQTLQWLKQHDVYEIEAIETAVIWYKACSAIAPDFYVDYLPDSPWIHQPFEIYEHMDLSEMADDG, from the coding sequence ATGCTTGAATCTAAATTACCCGTATCAGAGCCTACGTCAGAAATTAGCGTTACCTGGCAGGAATATCATCAGAAAATCGAAACTCTTGCCTACAAGATCTATCAATCTGGGTGGGAATTTAATCAAATACTTTGCTTAGCACGAGGCGGTCTGCGTGTTGGCGATACGCTCTCTCGCCTGTACAAACTCCCCTTAGCAATTTTGTCCGTGTCATCCTATGGCGGTACGGGCGATCGCACTAGAGGCGCAATTACATTCTCTCCAACCATCTCCATGACCACCCAAAAATTGGGCAGTAGGGTGCTTTTAGTTGACGATCTGGTGGACTCGGGTACGACTCTAGCACAAACATTGCAATGGTTAAAACAGCATGACGTATATGAAATTGAAGCGATCGAGACAGCCGTAATTTGGTACAAAGCCTGTTCTGCAATTGCTCCAGATTTTTATGTAGATTACCTACCCGACTCGCCCTGGATCCATCAACCATTTGAGATCTACGAGCATATGGATTTATCGGAGATGGCGGATGACGGATAG
- a CDS encoding diflavin flavoprotein, whose translation MAALTAPTKTSRLTMQTVEIASDTTALRSLDWDRDRFDIEFGLQNGTTYNSYIIKGEQTALIDTSHAKFRQLYMDTLAGQIDPAQIDYLVISHTEPDHSGLVKDVLALAPQATVVGTKVAMQFLENLIHEPFTQKIVKNGDQIDLGNGHILQFVMAPNLHWPDTMLTFDFKTSILYTCDVFGMHYCDEHTYDEDLNKIAPDYRFYYDCLMGPNARSVLAAMKRMDELPPLDTVATGHGPLLRYNLKEMTENYRTWSQAQTKGETMVAVFYVSDYGYSDRLSQVLARGIAKTGVGVEMIDLKATDMQELRELVEKSAALVIGVPPASLASAQTALGAIFAAAHEKQYIGLFESFGGEDQSIDLLNNRFKDLGLIPAFPMIRVREAPSESTYQLCDEAGTDLGQILTRKQTIQHMKSLDVDMDKALGRIAGGLYIITAKKGDISSAMLASWVSQVSFKPLGISIAVAKDRAIESFMHVGDTFVLNVLEEGNYSKIMQHFLKRFAPGADRFEGIKNYPAQNGSPILADALAFIECEVVSRMECSDHWIVYATAEAGRVSDPDALPAAHRRKVGNHY comes from the coding sequence ATGGCAGCTCTCACAGCCCCTACTAAAACGAGCAGGTTGACGATGCAAACGGTTGAAATTGCCTCTGATACTACTGCTTTGCGATCGCTGGACTGGGATCGCGATCGCTTCGACATTGAGTTTGGCTTGCAGAACGGCACTACATATAACTCTTACATTATTAAGGGCGAGCAAACTGCACTAATCGATACCTCCCATGCCAAATTTCGCCAGCTTTACATGGATACGCTCGCCGGGCAAATCGATCCCGCCCAAATCGACTATCTGGTTATCAGTCACACGGAACCCGACCATAGTGGCTTAGTTAAAGACGTGCTGGCACTCGCACCGCAAGCAACGGTGGTTGGTACCAAAGTCGCCATGCAATTTTTAGAAAATCTAATACACGAGCCTTTCACGCAAAAAATCGTCAAAAATGGCGACCAGATCGATCTCGGTAACGGTCATATCCTCCAGTTTGTGATGGCTCCCAATCTCCATTGGCCGGACACAATGTTGACCTTCGACTTCAAAACTTCCATCCTCTATACCTGCGACGTATTCGGGATGCATTACTGCGACGAGCATACCTACGACGAAGATTTAAACAAGATCGCGCCGGACTACCGCTTTTATTACGATTGCTTGATGGGGCCGAATGCCAGATCGGTACTGGCAGCCATGAAGCGCATGGACGAGCTACCACCATTAGATACGGTGGCAACTGGGCACGGGCCTCTGCTGCGCTATAACCTCAAGGAAATGACCGAAAACTATCGCACCTGGAGCCAAGCTCAGACCAAGGGTGAAACGATGGTAGCGGTATTTTATGTCTCCGATTACGGCTATAGCGATCGCCTGTCGCAAGTCCTAGCCAGGGGTATTGCCAAAACTGGGGTTGGGGTCGAGATGATCGACCTCAAGGCAACGGACATGCAGGAATTGCGCGAACTGGTAGAAAAATCGGCAGCCCTGGTAATTGGCGTGCCGCCCGCATCGCTGGCTTCCGCCCAGACCGCCCTCGGCGCAATTTTTGCTGCTGCCCATGAAAAGCAATACATCGGTTTATTCGAGTCATTTGGCGGTGAAGACCAGTCAATCGACCTGCTTAATAACAGATTTAAGGATTTGGGCCTAATTCCCGCTTTCCCCATGATTCGCGTCCGCGAGGCTCCGAGCGAATCGACCTATCAACTCTGCGATGAAGCCGGTACGGACTTGGGGCAAATCCTCACCCGCAAACAAACGATCCAGCACATGAAGTCGCTAGACGTGGACATGGATAAGGCACTCGGGCGCATAGCAGGTGGGTTGTATATCATTACGGCTAAGAAAGGCGATATTAGCAGCGCCATGCTGGCCTCATGGGTGTCGCAGGTGAGCTTCAAGCCTTTAGGCATATCGATCGCCGTAGCTAAAGATAGAGCGATCGAATCTTTTATGCATGTGGGAGATACCTTTGTCCTGAATGTATTGGAAGAAGGCAATTACTCCAAAATCATGCAGCATTTCTTGAAGCGGTTTGCACCCGGTGCCGATCGCTTTGAGGGCATCAAAAATTACCCAGCCCAAAATGGTTCCCCCATTCTGGCTGATGCCCTGGCATTCATTGAATGCGAAGTAGTTAGCCGCATGGAATGCAGCGATCACTGGATCGTCTACGCCACCGCCGAAGCCGGACGCGTATCGGATCCAGATGCCTTGCCCGCTGCCCACCGCCGTAAGGTAGGCAATCACTATTAA
- a CDS encoding diflavin flavoprotein, protein MTSTKPRDVQVLPIGADTLAIRSRSWNRLRFEIEYALEKGTTANSFLIQSEQTALIDPPGGTFTEIFLEELQKRCPIDRIDYVILGHVNPNRIDTIKALLVLKNHITIICTNPGAIALRNAIPDGELNIKVVRGEELLELGKEHVLQFISTSTPRWPDALCTYDSKTKILYTDKLFGAHVCGDQLFDEGWQHYLPDRRYYFDCLMANQTKQVEVALDKIADLPASFYAPGHGPMLRYGLHELVNLYRKWSEVQKQQNISVALLYASAYGNTTTLADAIARGITKAGVTVEAINCEAAAPDEIKAAVEKASGFAIGSPTLAGHLPTQVQTALGIVISTAPKGSPAGVFGSFGWSGEGIDIITDKLKDAGFTIAFEPIRAKFKPTDAMLQFCEETGTDFAQSLKVAKKVRNTLNPGSTVEQAVGRVIGSLCVVTTKKGDVTNAMLASWVSQATFNPPGLTVAVAKERAIESHMHEGDRFILNILDQGKQVRKSFMKKFAPGEDRFAGLNTQEAQNGAPILTDALAYLECQATQRMECGDHWLVYAVVEGGKVLQDNGLTAVHYRKSGGYY, encoded by the coding sequence ATGACATCGACTAAACCTCGTGATGTTCAGGTATTACCAATCGGAGCGGATACGCTTGCCATCCGATCGCGGAGTTGGAATCGCCTGCGATTTGAAATTGAGTATGCCCTTGAAAAAGGGACGACCGCTAATTCGTTCCTGATCCAGTCCGAACAAACTGCTCTGATCGATCCTCCTGGCGGTACGTTCACTGAGATTTTTTTAGAGGAACTACAGAAGCGCTGTCCCATCGATCGGATCGACTATGTAATTTTAGGGCATGTCAACCCGAACCGGATCGATACGATTAAAGCTCTACTGGTCTTGAAAAACCATATCACGATTATTTGCACCAATCCTGGTGCGATCGCCCTGCGCAACGCCATTCCCGATGGAGAACTGAATATCAAAGTAGTGCGCGGTGAGGAATTATTAGAGCTAGGCAAGGAACACGTCCTGCAATTTATCTCTACTTCCACGCCGCGCTGGCCGGATGCTCTCTGTACCTACGACAGCAAAACTAAAATCCTCTATACCGATAAACTTTTCGGCGCGCATGTCTGTGGCGATCAGCTATTTGATGAGGGCTGGCAGCACTATTTGCCAGATCGCCGCTACTATTTCGATTGCTTAATGGCAAACCAAACGAAGCAGGTCGAAGTTGCGCTCGACAAGATCGCGGATCTACCCGCTAGCTTCTACGCGCCCGGACACGGCCCCATGCTCCGCTACGGACTTCATGAGTTGGTCAATCTTTACCGCAAGTGGAGTGAAGTTCAAAAGCAACAAAATATTTCCGTAGCATTGCTCTATGCCTCTGCCTACGGCAATACCACTACCCTTGCCGACGCGATCGCGCGGGGCATTACCAAAGCTGGTGTCACGGTGGAAGCAATCAATTGCGAAGCGGCGGCACCAGATGAAATCAAGGCAGCGGTGGAAAAGGCATCCGGCTTTGCGATCGGCTCGCCCACCCTGGCCGGGCACCTCCCTACTCAAGTGCAAACTGCCCTGGGGATTGTAATTTCCACGGCACCTAAAGGCTCGCCCGCTGGAGTGTTTGGCTCCTTTGGTTGGAGTGGCGAAGGCATTGACATCATTACCGACAAACTCAAAGATGCAGGCTTTACGATCGCGTTCGAGCCAATTCGCGCTAAATTCAAACCCACCGATGCCATGCTCCAGTTCTGCGAGGAAACAGGCACGGATTTCGCCCAGAGCCTGAAGGTTGCCAAAAAAGTGAGGAATACGCTCAATCCTGGCAGTACGGTCGAGCAGGCAGTGGGACGGGTGATTGGCTCTCTCTGCGTCGTGACGACCAAAAAAGGCGATGTCACAAATGCCATGCTGGCCTCGTGGGTGTCTCAGGCTACTTTTAACCCACCAGGGCTAACCGTCGCCGTGGCAAAGGAACGGGCGATAGAGTCGCACATGCATGAGGGCGATCGCTTTATTTTGAATATTTTGGATCAGGGCAAACAGGTACGCAAAAGCTTCATGAAAAAGTTTGCACCGGGAGAAGATCGCTTCGCTGGACTTAATACCCAAGAGGCGCAAAACGGAGCGCCAATTTTAACCGATGCCCTCGCCTATTTGGAGTGTCAGGCTACACAGAGGATGGAATGCGGCGATCACTGGTTGGTGTACGCGGTAGTCGAAGGTGGCAAAGTACTACAGGATAACGGTTTGACCGCAGTCCACTATCGCAAATCGGGAGGATATTATTAG